One genomic segment of Ricinus communis isolate WT05 ecotype wild-type chromosome 3, ASM1957865v1, whole genome shotgun sequence includes these proteins:
- the LOC8259035 gene encoding 1-phosphatidylinositol-3-phosphate 5-kinase FAB1A isoform X1, whose protein sequence is MGTPDNKISDFVDIVKSWIPRRSESTNVSRDFWMPDHSCRVCYECDSQFTVFNRRHHCRLCGRVFCAKCTASSIPAPSDDPRNGGEDWERIRVCNYCFKQWQHGTAAPDNGTNMGSPVLSPSPSATSLVSTKSSCTCNSSDSTVGSTPYSTGAYQRVPYSSALSPQQSAQMDPTAIEQENATCGRSTDTTAAALHSSADKLGYCMNRSDDEDDVYGLYRSVSGTKHFSHADVYYGPVTFDEIEHMYGPHEMINGGDQIDATGTCSLPSPENFYTQGVDKIKNDGEEAYGHEDDECESPVYDVDAADAEPVDFENNGLLWLPPEPEDEEDEREAVLFDDDEDDEAATGEWGYLRPSNSFGNGEYRCKDKSSEDHRKAMKNVVEGHFRALVAQLLQVENLTVGDEDDKESWLEIITSLSWEAATLLKPDTSKGGGMDPGGYVKVKCIACGHRSESMVVKGVVCKKNVAHRRMMSKIDKPRFLILGGALEYQRVSNHLSSVDTLLQQEMDHLKMAVTKIDAHHPNVLLVEKSVSRYAQEYLLAKDISLVLNIKKSLLERIARCTGAHIVPSIDHLNSQKLGYCDLFHVEKFLEEHGSAGQGGKKLTKTLMFFEGCPKPLGYTILLRGAHGDELKKVKHVVQYGVFAAYHLALETSFLADEGASLPQLPLTSSIAVALPDKPSSIDRSISTIPGFSVQGTGKPSGFEPTNEVQKSNAGVISEMASPTNFEPACNSGGADDSTCLSKTPSSETECRNTASKTTENTGFLTLSSLGHNILGPCHNNLSSDDVFRKDVKMEAANSCQSKKTNTEKAGFNDPLVHRSVGTSMELEEGANSSHPDGKDLAAKQVDNSLEEIGSSKEEFPPSPSDHQSILVSLSTRCVWKGTVCERAHLFRIKYYGSFDKPLGRFLRDHLFDQNYRCCSCEMPSEAHVYCYTHRQGSLTISVKKLPEFLLPGEREGKIWMWHRCLRCPRINGFPPATRRVVMSDAAWGLSFGKFLELSFSNHAAASRVASCGHSLQRDCLRFYGFGRMVACFRYASIHVYSVSLPPSKIKFNYDDQEWIQNEANEVHQRAELLFKEVQNALQRISEKILGAGSQNGDLKASELSRLRIAELEGMLQKEKEQFEDSFWDVLSKDMKNGQPVVDILDINKLQRQILFHSYVWDQLLINAGSLRNISPQESPKSFVPKVKEKSVNSVEDLVEMDIPLKPNKDTKSEVHPIRGGNDSNNSQLVRVHETKNLVVDLNLRKEAERSLSSSANINEKNDPHESGKVVRRAFSEGEFPVMDNLSDTLDAAWTGKNHLVNMVRKENVLSSPDPTALNTVHANSGLENCVADKGGIEKAHLPGSALTAKTKKVENSSLAGMSFPNIHSSFKWTSSLNVQKLNISEHNPVYVLLFRELERQSGARLLLPVSINDTIIPVYDDEPTSIIAYALYSSDYRQLMSECEKPRDIGDSTSSSLPLFDSVNLLSFNSFDESASDIYRSLGSIEESILSIPGSRGSQVLDPLLYTKDLHARVSFTDDSLQGKVKYVVTCYYAKRFEALRKISCPSELDFIRSLSRCKKWGAQGGKSNVFFAKTLDDRFIIKQVTKTELESFIKFGPAYFKYLSDSISTGSPTCLAKILGIYQVSSKHLKGGKESKMDVLVMENLLFRRNVVRLYDLKGSSRSRYNADTSGSNKVLLDQNLIETMPTSPIFVGNKAKRLLERAVWNDTSFLASVDVMDYSLLVGVDEKRHELVVGIIDFMRQYTWDKHLETWVKASGILGGSKNTTPTVISPQQYKKRFRKAMTAYFLMVPDQWSPPTIIPNGSQSDLCEENLQGGASVD, encoded by the exons ATGGGCACCCCTGACAATAAAATATCTGATTTTGTTGATATAGTGAAGTCCTGGATTCCTAGGAGGAGTGAATCAACGAATGTGTCGAGGGACTTTTGGATGCCCGATCATAGTTGTAGAGTATGCTACGAGTGTGACTCGCAGTTCACTGTATTTAATCGTAGGCATCACTGCAGACTTTGTGGTCGAGTTTTTTGTGCCAAGTGTACAGCAAGCTCAATTCCTGCTCCATCTGATGACCCGAGGAATGGTGGTGAAGATTGGGAGAGGATCAGGGTTTGTAACTATTGCTTTAAGCAATGGCAACACGGGACAGCAGCTCCTGACAACGGGACCAATATGGGTAGCCCTGTGCTCAGTCCATCACCATCTGCGACAAGCTTGGTCAGCACCAAGTCCAGCTGCACCTGTAATAGTAGCGATAGCACTGTTGGTTCAACACCGTACTCCACTGGTGCTTACCAGAGGGTGCCATATAGCTCTGCTCTCAGTCCTCAACAATCAGCTCAAATGGATCCAACTGCAATTGAACAAGAAAATGCAACATGCGGAAGGTCTACAGACACTACTGCAGCTGCATTACATTCATCTGCGGACAAGTTAGGGTATTGCATGAACAG GAGTGATGATGAGGACGATGTATATGGTCTTTATCGTTCAGTTTCAGGAACCAAGCATTTCTCTCATGCTGATGTCTACTATGGGCCTGTCACTTTTGATGAAATTGAGCACATGTATGGACCACATGAAATGATTAATGGTGGAGATCAAATTGATGCAACAGGAACATGTAGCCTGCCGTCGCCAGAGAATTTTTATACACAGGGAGTGGACAAAATTAAGAATGATGGGGAAGAAGCTTATGGACATGAGGATGATGAGTGTGAATCTCCTGTATATGATGTGGATGCTGCTGATGCTGAACCTGTTGATTTTGAGAACAATGGGCTACTCTGGCTTCCTCCAGAACCAGAAGATGAGGAGGATGAGAGAGAAGCTGTTttatttgatgatgatgaggatgacGAAGCTGCTACCGGGGAGTGGGGATACTTACGCCCTTCAAACAGCTTTGGTAATGGGGAGTATCGTTGTAAGGATAAATCAAGTGAAGACCACAGAAAGGCCATGAAGAATGTGGTTGAAGGGCATTTTAGAGCTTTGGTTGCACAGCTTTTGCAAGTTGAAAACCTAACTGTGGGTGATGAAGATGACAAAGAGAGTTGGTTGGAGATCATCACATCTTTATCCTGGGAAGCTGCAACACTTCTTAAGCCGGATACGAGCAAAGGTGGAGGCATGGATCCTGGTGGATATGTGAAGGTTAAATGCATAGCTTGTGGGCATCGCAGTGAGAG cATGGTGGTTAAAGGAGTTGTTTGTAAGAAAAACGTTGCTCATCGGCGAATGATGTcaaaaatagataaaccacgttttctaatccttggaggaGCTCTGGAGTATCAGCGTGTTTCTAACCATTTGTCAAGTGTTGATACTCTGTTACAACAG GAAATGGACCATTTGAAGATGGCAGTTACTAAAATTGATGCTCATCACCCTAATGTTCTCTTGGTGGAGAAGTCAGTTTCCAGATATGCTCAAGAATACCTCCTTGCAAAGGACATTTCACTTGTTCTAAATATTAAGAAGTCACTTTTAGAGCGAATAGCCCGGTGTACTGGTGCACATATAGTCCCTTCAATTGATCACCTCAATTCGCAGAAATTGGGGTATTGTGACTTGTTCCATGTGGAGAAATTTCTTGAGGAGCATGGCAGTGCGGGGCAAGGTGGGAAGAAATTAACCAAGACCCTGATGTTCTTTGAGGGTTGCCCAAAGCCTTTAGGTTATACT ATTTTGCTCAGGGGTGCCCATGGAGATGAGTTGAAGAAGGTGAAACATGTGGTCCAATATGGAGTTTTTGCAGCATATCACTTGGCACTAGAGACATCTTTTCTGGCTGATGAAGGTGCTTCACTTCCACAGCTCCCTTTGACATCTTCAATAGCAGTTGCATTGCCTGATAAACCATCAAGCATTGACAGGTCCATTTCCACCATACCTGGTTTTAGTGTCCAGGGAACTGGAAAGCCTTCAGGTTTCGAACCTACAAATGAAGTACAGAAATCAAATGCAGGGGTAATCTCAGAAATGGCCTCACCTACCAATTTTGAGCCAGCGTGCAACTCAGGAGGTGCTGATGATTCTACTTGCCTGTCTAAAACTCCATCTTCTGAGACTGAGTGCAGAAACACAGCATCTAAGACAACTGAAAACACTGGTTTCTTGACTTTGTCTTCTTTAGGGCATAATATCTTGGGCCCTTGCCATAACAACCTCTCCTCAGATGATGTCTTTAGGAAGGATGTTAAGATGGAAGCTGCAAACTCCTGTCAAAGCAAGAAAACAAACACCGAGAAAGCTGGTTTTAATGATCCTTTGGTTCATAGGTCTGTTGGAACCTCAATGGAATTGGAAGAAGGTGCCAATAGTAGTCATCCTGATGGAAAAGATTTGGCTGCAAAGCAAGTTGATAACAGTCTTGAGGAGATTGGATCCTCAAAGGAGGAGTTTCCTCCTTCACCTTCGGACCATCAGAGCATCTTGGTGTCTTTATCTACACGATGTGTGTGGAAAGGAACTGTGTGTGAACGGGCCCATCTTTTTCGAATTAAATACTATGGGAGCTTTGATAAGCCTCTGGGACGTTTTTTGCGAGATCATCTTTTTGATCAG AACTATCGCTGTTGTTCATGTGAGATGCCTTCAGAAGCACATGTTTATTGCTATACTCATCGGCAAGGCAGCCTAACAATATCTGTTAAGAAACTACCGGAGTTTCTTTTACCAGGGGAGCGTGAAGGAAAAATCTGGATGTGGCACAGGTGCCTGCGATGTCCACGAATCAACGGCTTTCCCCCAGCCACCCGTAGGGTTGTGATGTCTGATGCTGCCTGGGGTTTGTCTTTTGGGAAGTTTTTGGAACTTAGCTTTTCAAATCATGCAGCTGCAAGCAGGGTTGCAAGCTGTGGTCATTCACTTCAAAGGGACTGTCTTAGATTCTACGG ATTTGGGAGGATGGTTGCTTGCTTTCGCTATGCTTCAATTCATGTTTATTCTGTTAGTCTTCCTCCAtcgaaaattaaatttaactatGATGATCAGGAATGGATTCAAAATGAAGCAAATGAG GTACACCAAAGGGCAGAACTCCTATTTAAAGAAGTGCAAAATGCTCTTCAGAGGATCTCAGAGAAAATATTAGGTGCAGGGTCTCAGAATGGTGACTTGAAAGCATCTGAATTATCAAGACTTCGTATTGCGGAACTTGAAGGGATGCTACAGAAGGAGAAAGAACAATTTGAG GATTCTTTTTGGGATGTGTTGTCTAAAGACATGAAAAATGGCCAACCTGTGGTTGATATTCTGGATATCAATAAATTACAGAGGCAGATACTTTTCCATTCTTATGTTTGGGACCAACTTCTGATTAATGCGGGCAGTTTAAGGAATATCAGTCCCCAGGAAAGTCCAAAGAGTTTTGTTCCTAAAGTCAAGGAGAAAAGCGTAAATTCTGTTGAGGACCTTGTTGAGATGGATATACCTCTTAAGCCTAATAAGGATACAAAGTCAGAAGTACATCCTATTCGGGGAGGAAATGATAGCAATAACAGCCAGCTGGTCAGAGTGCATGAAACAAAGAACTTGGTTGTGGACCTGAATCTGAGGAAAGAGGCTGAGCGTTCTCTTTCTTCTAGTGCAAATATCAATGAGAAAAATGACCCTCATGAATCTGGAAAAGTTGTGCGAAGAGCCTTTTCGGAGGGAGAGTTTCCTGTTATGGATAATTTATCTGACACTCTTGATGCAGCATGGACTGGAAAAAATCATCTGGTAAACATGGTACGTAAAGAAAATGTCCTCTCTTCTCCTGATCCAACTGCATTAAACACAGTTCATGCAAATTCAGGTCTGGAAAACTGTGTGGCTGATAAAGGTGGAATTGAGAAAGCTCATCTTCCTGGATCTGCTTTAACCGCAAAGACcaaaaaagtagaaaattcAAGTCTGGCGGGCATGTCATTTCCTAATATCCATAGCTCATTCAAATGGACTTCTTCATTGAATGTTCAAAAACTTAATATTAGCGAGCACAATCCCGTCTATGTTTTACTTTTCAGGGAGTTGGAACGACAGAGTGGTGCTAGGTTGCTTCTGCCTGTCAGTATTAATGACACTATTATTCCTGTTTATGATGATGAACCCACAAGCATTATAGCATATGCACTTTATTCATCAGATTATCGCCAACTGATGTCTGAATGTGAGAAACCAAGAGATATTGGAGATTCCACGAGTTCTTCATTGCCACTTTTTGATTCTGTGAATTTACTATCATTCAACTCTTTTGATGAATCGGCTTCTGATATTTACAGAAGTCTTGGGTCTATAGAAGAAAGCATCTTGTCTATACCTGGGTCCCGAGGCTCTCAGGTTTTAGATCCTCTGCTGTATACTAAGGATTTACATGCCAGAGTTTCTTTTACAGATGATAGTCTCCAAGGTAAAGTGAAGTATGTGGTGACTTGTTATTATGCAAAGCGGTTTGAGGCATTGAGGAAAATTTCTTGCCCTTCTGAGCTAGATTTCATACGATCTCTTAGTCGCTGCAAGAAGTGGGGGGCCCAGGGCGGCAAGAGCAATGTTTTCTTTGCAAAGACTTTGGATGATCGATTTATTATCAAGCAGGTTACTAAGACGGAGCTggaatcattcattaaatttggACCAGCATACTTCAAGTATTTATCTGATTCAATCAGTACTGGCAGTCCAACTTGCCTGGCAAAGATACTCGGTATTTATCAG GTTTCATCAAAGCACCTCAAAGGAGGGAAAGAATCAAAAATGGATGTTTTGGTAATGGAGAATCTTCTGTTCAGGCGAAATGTTGTACGGCTTTATGACCTGAAAGGATCTTCTCGATCGCGATATAATGCAGATACAAGTGGGAGCAATAAAGTTCTGTTGGACCAGAATTTGATTGAAACAATGCCCACTTCTCCAATTTTTGTAGGAAACAAGGCAAAGCGGCTGCTAGAAAGGGCTGTCTGGAACGATACTTCATTTCTTGCT TCAGTTGACGTAATGGATTACTCACTGTTGGTTGGCGTGGACGAAAAAAGGCATGAGCTAGTTGTAggaataattgattttatgagGCAGTATACATGGGACAAGCACCTTGAGACGTGGGTGAAGGCCTCAGGTATCCTTGGCGGATCTAAGAACACAACTCCAACTGTGATCTCACCCCAGCAGTACAAGAAACGATTCAGGAAAGCTATGACTGCATATTTTCTTATGGTGCCAGATCAGTGGTCTCCTCCTACAATCATCCCCAATGGGTCCCAATCAGATCTTTGTGAGGAAAACTTGCAAGGTGGAGCCTCTGTTGATTGA
- the LOC8259035 gene encoding 1-phosphatidylinositol-3-phosphate 5-kinase FAB1A isoform X2: MGTPDNKISDFVDIVKSWIPRRSESTNVSRDFWMPDHSCRVCYECDSQFTVFNRRHHCRLCGRVFCAKCTASSIPAPSDDPRNGGEDWERIRVCNYCFKQWQHGTAAPDNGTNMGSPVLSPSPSATSLVSTKSSCTCNSSDSTVGSTPYSTGAYQRVPYSSALSPQQSAQMDPTAIEQENATCGRSTDTTAAALHSSADKLGYCMNRSDDEDDVYGLYRSVSGTKHFSHADVYYGPVTFDEIEHMYGPHEMINGGDQIDATGTCSLPSPENFYTQGVDKIKNDGEEAYGHEDDECESPVYDVDAADAEPVDFENNGLLWLPPEPEDEEDEREAVLFDDDEDDEAATGEWGYLRPSNSFGNGEYRCKDKSSEDHRKAMKNVVEGHFRALVAQLLQVENLTVGDEDDKESWLEIITSLSWEAATLLKPDTSKGGGMDPGGYVKVKCIACGHRSESMVVKGVVCKKNVAHRRMMSKIDKPRFLILGGALEYQRVSNHLSSVDTLLQQEMDHLKMAVTKIDAHHPNVLLVEKSVSRYAQEYLLAKDISLVLNIKKSLLERIARCTGAHIVPSIDHLNSQKLGYCDLFHVEKFLEEHGSAGQGGKKLTKTLMFFEGCPKPLGYTILLRGAHGDELKKVKHVVQYGVFAAYHLALETSFLADEGASLPQLPLTSSIAVALPDKPSSIDRSISTIPGFSVQGTGKPSGFEPTNEVQKSNAGVISEMASPTNFEPACNSGGHNILGPCHNNLSSDDVFRKDVKMEAANSCQSKKTNTEKAGFNDPLVHRSVGTSMELEEGANSSHPDGKDLAAKQVDNSLEEIGSSKEEFPPSPSDHQSILVSLSTRCVWKGTVCERAHLFRIKYYGSFDKPLGRFLRDHLFDQNYRCCSCEMPSEAHVYCYTHRQGSLTISVKKLPEFLLPGEREGKIWMWHRCLRCPRINGFPPATRRVVMSDAAWGLSFGKFLELSFSNHAAASRVASCGHSLQRDCLRFYGFGRMVACFRYASIHVYSVSLPPSKIKFNYDDQEWIQNEANEVHQRAELLFKEVQNALQRISEKILGAGSQNGDLKASELSRLRIAELEGMLQKEKEQFEDSFWDVLSKDMKNGQPVVDILDINKLQRQILFHSYVWDQLLINAGSLRNISPQESPKSFVPKVKEKSVNSVEDLVEMDIPLKPNKDTKSEVHPIRGGNDSNNSQLVRVHETKNLVVDLNLRKEAERSLSSSANINEKNDPHESGKVVRRAFSEGEFPVMDNLSDTLDAAWTGKNHLVNMVRKENVLSSPDPTALNTVHANSGLENCVADKGGIEKAHLPGSALTAKTKKVENSSLAGMSFPNIHSSFKWTSSLNVQKLNISEHNPVYVLLFRELERQSGARLLLPVSINDTIIPVYDDEPTSIIAYALYSSDYRQLMSECEKPRDIGDSTSSSLPLFDSVNLLSFNSFDESASDIYRSLGSIEESILSIPGSRGSQVLDPLLYTKDLHARVSFTDDSLQGKVKYVVTCYYAKRFEALRKISCPSELDFIRSLSRCKKWGAQGGKSNVFFAKTLDDRFIIKQVTKTELESFIKFGPAYFKYLSDSISTGSPTCLAKILGIYQVSSKHLKGGKESKMDVLVMENLLFRRNVVRLYDLKGSSRSRYNADTSGSNKVLLDQNLIETMPTSPIFVGNKAKRLLERAVWNDTSFLASVDVMDYSLLVGVDEKRHELVVGIIDFMRQYTWDKHLETWVKASGILGGSKNTTPTVISPQQYKKRFRKAMTAYFLMVPDQWSPPTIIPNGSQSDLCEENLQGGASVD, encoded by the exons ATGGGCACCCCTGACAATAAAATATCTGATTTTGTTGATATAGTGAAGTCCTGGATTCCTAGGAGGAGTGAATCAACGAATGTGTCGAGGGACTTTTGGATGCCCGATCATAGTTGTAGAGTATGCTACGAGTGTGACTCGCAGTTCACTGTATTTAATCGTAGGCATCACTGCAGACTTTGTGGTCGAGTTTTTTGTGCCAAGTGTACAGCAAGCTCAATTCCTGCTCCATCTGATGACCCGAGGAATGGTGGTGAAGATTGGGAGAGGATCAGGGTTTGTAACTATTGCTTTAAGCAATGGCAACACGGGACAGCAGCTCCTGACAACGGGACCAATATGGGTAGCCCTGTGCTCAGTCCATCACCATCTGCGACAAGCTTGGTCAGCACCAAGTCCAGCTGCACCTGTAATAGTAGCGATAGCACTGTTGGTTCAACACCGTACTCCACTGGTGCTTACCAGAGGGTGCCATATAGCTCTGCTCTCAGTCCTCAACAATCAGCTCAAATGGATCCAACTGCAATTGAACAAGAAAATGCAACATGCGGAAGGTCTACAGACACTACTGCAGCTGCATTACATTCATCTGCGGACAAGTTAGGGTATTGCATGAACAG GAGTGATGATGAGGACGATGTATATGGTCTTTATCGTTCAGTTTCAGGAACCAAGCATTTCTCTCATGCTGATGTCTACTATGGGCCTGTCACTTTTGATGAAATTGAGCACATGTATGGACCACATGAAATGATTAATGGTGGAGATCAAATTGATGCAACAGGAACATGTAGCCTGCCGTCGCCAGAGAATTTTTATACACAGGGAGTGGACAAAATTAAGAATGATGGGGAAGAAGCTTATGGACATGAGGATGATGAGTGTGAATCTCCTGTATATGATGTGGATGCTGCTGATGCTGAACCTGTTGATTTTGAGAACAATGGGCTACTCTGGCTTCCTCCAGAACCAGAAGATGAGGAGGATGAGAGAGAAGCTGTTttatttgatgatgatgaggatgacGAAGCTGCTACCGGGGAGTGGGGATACTTACGCCCTTCAAACAGCTTTGGTAATGGGGAGTATCGTTGTAAGGATAAATCAAGTGAAGACCACAGAAAGGCCATGAAGAATGTGGTTGAAGGGCATTTTAGAGCTTTGGTTGCACAGCTTTTGCAAGTTGAAAACCTAACTGTGGGTGATGAAGATGACAAAGAGAGTTGGTTGGAGATCATCACATCTTTATCCTGGGAAGCTGCAACACTTCTTAAGCCGGATACGAGCAAAGGTGGAGGCATGGATCCTGGTGGATATGTGAAGGTTAAATGCATAGCTTGTGGGCATCGCAGTGAGAG cATGGTGGTTAAAGGAGTTGTTTGTAAGAAAAACGTTGCTCATCGGCGAATGATGTcaaaaatagataaaccacgttttctaatccttggaggaGCTCTGGAGTATCAGCGTGTTTCTAACCATTTGTCAAGTGTTGATACTCTGTTACAACAG GAAATGGACCATTTGAAGATGGCAGTTACTAAAATTGATGCTCATCACCCTAATGTTCTCTTGGTGGAGAAGTCAGTTTCCAGATATGCTCAAGAATACCTCCTTGCAAAGGACATTTCACTTGTTCTAAATATTAAGAAGTCACTTTTAGAGCGAATAGCCCGGTGTACTGGTGCACATATAGTCCCTTCAATTGATCACCTCAATTCGCAGAAATTGGGGTATTGTGACTTGTTCCATGTGGAGAAATTTCTTGAGGAGCATGGCAGTGCGGGGCAAGGTGGGAAGAAATTAACCAAGACCCTGATGTTCTTTGAGGGTTGCCCAAAGCCTTTAGGTTATACT ATTTTGCTCAGGGGTGCCCATGGAGATGAGTTGAAGAAGGTGAAACATGTGGTCCAATATGGAGTTTTTGCAGCATATCACTTGGCACTAGAGACATCTTTTCTGGCTGATGAAGGTGCTTCACTTCCACAGCTCCCTTTGACATCTTCAATAGCAGTTGCATTGCCTGATAAACCATCAAGCATTGACAGGTCCATTTCCACCATACCTGGTTTTAGTGTCCAGGGAACTGGAAAGCCTTCAGGTTTCGAACCTACAAATGAAGTACAGAAATCAAATGCAGGGGTAATCTCAGAAATGGCCTCACCTACCAATTTTGAGCCAGCGTGCAACTCAGGAG GGCATAATATCTTGGGCCCTTGCCATAACAACCTCTCCTCAGATGATGTCTTTAGGAAGGATGTTAAGATGGAAGCTGCAAACTCCTGTCAAAGCAAGAAAACAAACACCGAGAAAGCTGGTTTTAATGATCCTTTGGTTCATAGGTCTGTTGGAACCTCAATGGAATTGGAAGAAGGTGCCAATAGTAGTCATCCTGATGGAAAAGATTTGGCTGCAAAGCAAGTTGATAACAGTCTTGAGGAGATTGGATCCTCAAAGGAGGAGTTTCCTCCTTCACCTTCGGACCATCAGAGCATCTTGGTGTCTTTATCTACACGATGTGTGTGGAAAGGAACTGTGTGTGAACGGGCCCATCTTTTTCGAATTAAATACTATGGGAGCTTTGATAAGCCTCTGGGACGTTTTTTGCGAGATCATCTTTTTGATCAG AACTATCGCTGTTGTTCATGTGAGATGCCTTCAGAAGCACATGTTTATTGCTATACTCATCGGCAAGGCAGCCTAACAATATCTGTTAAGAAACTACCGGAGTTTCTTTTACCAGGGGAGCGTGAAGGAAAAATCTGGATGTGGCACAGGTGCCTGCGATGTCCACGAATCAACGGCTTTCCCCCAGCCACCCGTAGGGTTGTGATGTCTGATGCTGCCTGGGGTTTGTCTTTTGGGAAGTTTTTGGAACTTAGCTTTTCAAATCATGCAGCTGCAAGCAGGGTTGCAAGCTGTGGTCATTCACTTCAAAGGGACTGTCTTAGATTCTACGG ATTTGGGAGGATGGTTGCTTGCTTTCGCTATGCTTCAATTCATGTTTATTCTGTTAGTCTTCCTCCAtcgaaaattaaatttaactatGATGATCAGGAATGGATTCAAAATGAAGCAAATGAG GTACACCAAAGGGCAGAACTCCTATTTAAAGAAGTGCAAAATGCTCTTCAGAGGATCTCAGAGAAAATATTAGGTGCAGGGTCTCAGAATGGTGACTTGAAAGCATCTGAATTATCAAGACTTCGTATTGCGGAACTTGAAGGGATGCTACAGAAGGAGAAAGAACAATTTGAG GATTCTTTTTGGGATGTGTTGTCTAAAGACATGAAAAATGGCCAACCTGTGGTTGATATTCTGGATATCAATAAATTACAGAGGCAGATACTTTTCCATTCTTATGTTTGGGACCAACTTCTGATTAATGCGGGCAGTTTAAGGAATATCAGTCCCCAGGAAAGTCCAAAGAGTTTTGTTCCTAAAGTCAAGGAGAAAAGCGTAAATTCTGTTGAGGACCTTGTTGAGATGGATATACCTCTTAAGCCTAATAAGGATACAAAGTCAGAAGTACATCCTATTCGGGGAGGAAATGATAGCAATAACAGCCAGCTGGTCAGAGTGCATGAAACAAAGAACTTGGTTGTGGACCTGAATCTGAGGAAAGAGGCTGAGCGTTCTCTTTCTTCTAGTGCAAATATCAATGAGAAAAATGACCCTCATGAATCTGGAAAAGTTGTGCGAAGAGCCTTTTCGGAGGGAGAGTTTCCTGTTATGGATAATTTATCTGACACTCTTGATGCAGCATGGACTGGAAAAAATCATCTGGTAAACATGGTACGTAAAGAAAATGTCCTCTCTTCTCCTGATCCAACTGCATTAAACACAGTTCATGCAAATTCAGGTCTGGAAAACTGTGTGGCTGATAAAGGTGGAATTGAGAAAGCTCATCTTCCTGGATCTGCTTTAACCGCAAAGACcaaaaaagtagaaaattcAAGTCTGGCGGGCATGTCATTTCCTAATATCCATAGCTCATTCAAATGGACTTCTTCATTGAATGTTCAAAAACTTAATATTAGCGAGCACAATCCCGTCTATGTTTTACTTTTCAGGGAGTTGGAACGACAGAGTGGTGCTAGGTTGCTTCTGCCTGTCAGTATTAATGACACTATTATTCCTGTTTATGATGATGAACCCACAAGCATTATAGCATATGCACTTTATTCATCAGATTATCGCCAACTGATGTCTGAATGTGAGAAACCAAGAGATATTGGAGATTCCACGAGTTCTTCATTGCCACTTTTTGATTCTGTGAATTTACTATCATTCAACTCTTTTGATGAATCGGCTTCTGATATTTACAGAAGTCTTGGGTCTATAGAAGAAAGCATCTTGTCTATACCTGGGTCCCGAGGCTCTCAGGTTTTAGATCCTCTGCTGTATACTAAGGATTTACATGCCAGAGTTTCTTTTACAGATGATAGTCTCCAAGGTAAAGTGAAGTATGTGGTGACTTGTTATTATGCAAAGCGGTTTGAGGCATTGAGGAAAATTTCTTGCCCTTCTGAGCTAGATTTCATACGATCTCTTAGTCGCTGCAAGAAGTGGGGGGCCCAGGGCGGCAAGAGCAATGTTTTCTTTGCAAAGACTTTGGATGATCGATTTATTATCAAGCAGGTTACTAAGACGGAGCTggaatcattcattaaatttggACCAGCATACTTCAAGTATTTATCTGATTCAATCAGTACTGGCAGTCCAACTTGCCTGGCAAAGATACTCGGTATTTATCAG GTTTCATCAAAGCACCTCAAAGGAGGGAAAGAATCAAAAATGGATGTTTTGGTAATGGAGAATCTTCTGTTCAGGCGAAATGTTGTACGGCTTTATGACCTGAAAGGATCTTCTCGATCGCGATATAATGCAGATACAAGTGGGAGCAATAAAGTTCTGTTGGACCAGAATTTGATTGAAACAATGCCCACTTCTCCAATTTTTGTAGGAAACAAGGCAAAGCGGCTGCTAGAAAGGGCTGTCTGGAACGATACTTCATTTCTTGCT TCAGTTGACGTAATGGATTACTCACTGTTGGTTGGCGTGGACGAAAAAAGGCATGAGCTAGTTGTAggaataattgattttatgagGCAGTATACATGGGACAAGCACCTTGAGACGTGGGTGAAGGCCTCAGGTATCCTTGGCGGATCTAAGAACACAACTCCAACTGTGATCTCACCCCAGCAGTACAAGAAACGATTCAGGAAAGCTATGACTGCATATTTTCTTATGGTGCCAGATCAGTGGTCTCCTCCTACAATCATCCCCAATGGGTCCCAATCAGATCTTTGTGAGGAAAACTTGCAAGGTGGAGCCTCTGTTGATTGA